From the Clostridium putrefaciens genome, one window contains:
- a CDS encoding type II TA system antitoxin MqsA family protein gives MNKDYLINTVEIDCPICNKAHSLEKRKRLTQCLVKGEIVDYEEVYYLCQLTDGEENEFVPAGIMDENLLRARDAYRTYKGLLTSNEIAKIRGFYGISQSDFSAMLGWGDVTVTRYESKTIQDETYNNIMRMAFENPMFALESLDKHKDRFEVEKYKRIRNSITHKVEEFGNSYLKKQEINVLYVSYQEESEYNGYKQLDIRKLASVIGYFASFVNNLYKVKLMKLLWYADTLFFRRHGRSMTGLVYTHMPYGALPIAFDEIIHLPTVKVVEEAIYEDISYKIIPNEEVNVSNFSLEELSVLETVATTFKNYRAREIVDYIHKEKAYTDTEAYQIIPYSLAKELRELR, from the coding sequence ATGAATAAAGATTATTTAATAAATACAGTAGAGATAGATTGCCCGATTTGTAATAAGGCTCACTCATTAGAAAAGAGAAAAAGGTTAACACAGTGCCTTGTAAAAGGTGAGATTGTTGATTATGAGGAAGTTTATTATTTATGCCAATTAACAGATGGAGAAGAAAATGAATTTGTTCCAGCGGGTATAATGGATGAAAACCTGTTAAGAGCAAGAGATGCTTACCGAACTTATAAGGGATTATTAACTTCTAATGAAATTGCGAAAATTAGAGGATTTTATGGCATATCACAAAGCGACTTTTCTGCTATGCTAGGTTGGGGCGATGTAACTGTAACAAGGTATGAAAGCAAAACAATTCAGGATGAAACTTACAATAATATTATGCGTATGGCTTTTGAAAATCCAATGTTTGCATTGGAAAGTCTCGATAAACACAAGGACAGATTCGAGGTGGAAAAGTATAAAAGAATCCGTAATAGCATCACACATAAGGTTGAGGAATTTGGGAACTCTTATTTAAAGAAACAGGAGATCAATGTCCTTTACGTAAGTTATCAAGAAGAAAGTGAGTATAATGGTTATAAACAATTAGATATTAGAAAGCTTGCCAGTGTTATTGGCTATTTTGCAAGTTTCGTAAACAACCTTTATAAAGTTAAACTTATGAAACTTTTATGGTATGCAGATACACTTTTTTTTAGGCGGCATGGAAGATCTATGACAGGACTTGTTTATACACACATGCCATATGGGGCATTACCCATTGCTTTTGATGAAATAATACATTTACCAACAGTGAAAGTAGTAGAGGAAGCTATTTATGAGGATATAAGCTATAAGATTATTCCAAATGAAGAGGTTAATGTTTCAAACTTTTCATTAGAAGAACTCAGCGTTCTAGAGACTGTAGCCACTACTTTTAAAAATTATAGAGCAAGAGAAATAGTAGATTATATCCACAAGGAAAAAGCATATACAGATACAGAGGCATATCAGATAATTCCTTATAGTTTAGCAAAGGAATTAAGAGAGTTAAGATAA
- a CDS encoding ABC-three component system protein: MNINEKTIARQLFQNKIFKSDGQLFEDVFTAIMNYAEEYFQAIKPWGNIGDRKNDGYVKNKGVFYQVYAPEDIRKSYINAVNKLKTDFNGLKAQWEPINEFYFVINDKYKGINADCEKAIQEIKEKHNLIEARFLTAKDIENILFNLDDDQILSIAGFIPDPATIKQVDFSILNEVIGHIMKLPLNKTGESDIVLPEWDKKIKFNKLSGSVEGLLNNGYLQIYSLEEYLRNNSDFLADSLRDRMNEVYYEEKDKNDGDALFWSIVNCLSPKPEKAYQITVIIIMSKYFETCDIFEEPLKEGKE; this comes from the coding sequence ATGAATATTAATGAGAAAACAATAGCTCGTCAATTGTTTCAGAATAAAATATTTAAAAGCGATGGGCAATTATTTGAGGATGTTTTTACTGCGATTATGAATTATGCAGAAGAATATTTTCAAGCTATAAAACCTTGGGGGAATATAGGAGATAGAAAAAATGATGGCTATGTAAAGAATAAAGGTGTATTTTACCAGGTATATGCTCCTGAAGATATAAGAAAATCCTATATAAATGCAGTTAATAAATTAAAAACAGATTTTAATGGGTTAAAGGCTCAATGGGAACCTATAAATGAATTTTATTTTGTTATTAATGATAAATATAAGGGCATAAATGCTGATTGTGAGAAAGCAATTCAAGAGATAAAAGAAAAACACAATCTTATTGAGGCTAGGTTTTTGACAGCAAAGGATATTGAAAACATTCTTTTTAATTTAGATGATGATCAGATATTGAGTATAGCAGGATTTATTCCAGATCCTGCTACTATAAAGCAAGTGGATTTCTCCATCTTAAACGAAGTAATTGGACATATAATGAAATTACCTTTAAATAAAACTGGTGAATCTGATATAGTCTTACCAGAGTGGGATAAGAAAATAAAATTCAATAAGTTATCTGGATCGGTAGAAGGTTTGCTTAACAATGGATATCTACAAATCTATTCTTTAGAAGAATACTTAAGAAATAATAGTGACTTTCTTGCTGATTCTTTAAGGGATAGGATGAATGAGGTTTACTATGAAGAAAAAGATAAAAATGACGGAGATGCTTTATTTTGGTCTATAGTCAATTGTTTGAGTCCGAAACCCGAAAAAGCCTACCAGATTACAGTTATTATTATAATGTCTAAGTATTTTGAAACATGTGATATTTTTGAAGAACCTTTAAAGGAGGGAAAGGAATGA
- a CDS encoding ABC-three component system middle component 6 yields the protein MIVPTKHTNFSQSLLGFGSYILESIPFNKSIDELWNQYQFDYMYEVFPAKHSFDNLLLTLVFLHSIGAIEELDGGIIKCN from the coding sequence ATGATAGTTCCAACAAAGCATACAAATTTTTCACAGTCCTTACTTGGATTCGGGAGTTATATTTTAGAATCAATACCATTTAATAAATCCATAGATGAGTTATGGAATCAATATCAGTTTGACTATATGTATGAGGTGTTTCCAGCAAAACATAGTTTTGATAATTTGCTTCTTACATTGGTATTTCTTCATTCAATAGGCGCTATAGAAGAGCTGGATGGAGGTATAATAAAATGCAACTAA
- a CDS encoding DUF2326 domain-containing protein has translation MQLIKVYSNKTSFREVKFNQTGLSFVVAEQKNPGFTEKGQTYNGVGKSLLVRIIHFCLGAGIADYKIFCNKLPGWEFYIDFKIGNNKYTARRTTDNPKNIFLNGEELAVTKFNKKMQALCFDIPKDISFLSFRSLITFFIRPKKESYVSYDKPGKTGSKYQVLLYNSFLLGLDIFLAQKKYNIRKEQERIRKLEKNFKEDSLLRDFFTGNKDVTLTLIDLEEQIKKLDNNLSNFKVAEDYNEVQIKADEIERDLFELNNKIIMMENNIENIDKGLKITPDMNKKDIETIYNEAKINFSENMTKTLNELEDFYDKLITNRRKRLLEQKSKLKIEQQNKIDNLETLQKELDRLMKYLGEHQALDLFVSLSHKSAELKSQVDNLKSYKSLQLKYKEQDREAEKDLLKLTEVSESYLKEIESDIVELRNYFRNLAKMFYPNSVAGLTIENNDGDNQLQFDIDAKIESDTSDGINNVKIFCYDLTILFKGYNHKMNFIFHDSRIFDGIDERQKADIFKTVYKEFTDTNKQYIATVNQNQLDEIKRQLDEGEFYNIITKNTVLTLTDDSDSEKLLGIKVDIGEG, from the coding sequence ATGCAACTAATAAAAGTGTATTCTAACAAAACAAGTTTTAGAGAGGTTAAATTTAATCAAACAGGATTAAGTTTTGTGGTAGCAGAACAAAAGAATCCAGGATTTACTGAAAAAGGTCAAACCTACAATGGGGTTGGGAAATCTTTATTGGTGAGAATTATTCATTTTTGTCTTGGAGCTGGAATAGCAGATTATAAAATATTTTGTAATAAGCTACCGGGATGGGAATTTTATATAGATTTTAAGATTGGTAATAATAAGTATACAGCTAGAAGGACAACTGATAATCCTAAGAATATTTTTCTAAATGGTGAAGAATTAGCTGTTACTAAGTTTAATAAAAAGATGCAGGCGCTATGCTTTGATATACCAAAAGATATATCCTTTTTATCATTTCGCTCCCTGATAACATTTTTTATAAGACCTAAAAAAGAATCTTATGTATCATATGATAAACCAGGGAAAACTGGTAGTAAATATCAAGTGTTGCTTTATAATTCTTTTTTATTAGGATTAGATATTTTTCTAGCTCAAAAAAAATATAATATAAGAAAAGAGCAGGAACGAATAAGAAAATTAGAAAAGAACTTTAAGGAAGATTCTCTGTTAAGGGACTTTTTTACTGGTAATAAAGATGTTACGTTAACCCTTATTGATCTTGAAGAACAAATAAAAAAGCTTGATAATAATTTGAGTAACTTTAAGGTTGCTGAAGATTATAATGAAGTTCAAATCAAGGCTGATGAGATAGAAAGAGATCTTTTTGAGTTAAATAATAAAATAATAATGATGGAGAACAATATAGAAAATATTGATAAAGGTCTTAAGATTACTCCGGATATGAATAAAAAGGACATAGAAACTATTTATAATGAAGCAAAAATTAACTTTTCTGAAAATATGACTAAGACATTGAATGAACTAGAAGATTTTTACGATAAATTAATTACTAATCGTAGGAAAAGACTGCTTGAACAAAAAAGCAAACTAAAAATCGAACAACAAAATAAAATAGATAATTTAGAAACATTGCAAAAGGAACTTGATAGGTTAATGAAGTACCTAGGTGAACATCAAGCCCTTGATCTTTTTGTAAGCTTAAGTCATAAAAGTGCTGAATTGAAATCACAAGTAGATAATCTAAAAAGTTATAAAAGTTTACAATTAAAATATAAAGAACAAGACCGAGAGGCGGAAAAGGACTTATTGAAGCTAACTGAAGTAAGTGAAAGCTATTTAAAAGAAATTGAATCAGATATAGTAGAACTTAGAAATTATTTTAGAAATTTAGCTAAAATGTTTTATCCAAATAGTGTTGCTGGACTTACGATTGAAAATAATGATGGAGATAATCAGTTACAATTTGATATTGATGCTAAAATTGAATCAGATACATCGGACGGTATTAATAATGTTAAGATATTTTGCTATGATTTAACTATATTATTTAAAGGATATAATCATAAAATGAATTTTATTTTTCATGATAGTAGAATCTTTGATGGAATTGATGAAAGACAGAAGGCAGATATATTTAAAACAGTTTATAAAGAGTTTACTGATACAAATAAGCAATATATTGCAACTGTGAATCAAAATCAGCTTGATGAGATAAAAAGGCAATTGGATGAGGGTGAATTTTACAATATTATTACTAAAAATACGGTTCTTACATTGACTGACGACTCAGATTCTGAAAAGTTATTGGGTATCAAGGTTGATATAGGAGAAGGTTAA
- a CDS encoding DUF3990 domain-containing protein codes for MVIGPVADEAVHRNIDDYNRNLISKEELLKRLEYTKLSDQVAFCTDNALTKIIYKGVI; via the coding sequence ATAGTAATAGGACCAGTAGCCGATGAGGCAGTACATAGAAATATAGATGACTATAATCGTAATCTTATTTCTAAGGAAGAGTTACTTAAGAGGTTAGAATATACTAAGTTATCTGACCAAGTAGCTTTCTGTACTGATAATGCTTTAACTAAGATAATATACAAAGGGGTGATTTAG
- a CDS encoding type II TA system antitoxin MqsA family protein, translated as MNKDYLINTVEIDCPICNKAHSLEKRKRLTQCLVKGEIVDYEEVYYLCQLTDGEENEFVPAGIMDENLLRARDAYRTYKGLLTSNEIAKIRGFYGISQSDFSAMLGWGDVTVTRYESKTIQDETYNNIMRMAFENPMFALESLDKHKDRFEVEKYKRIRNSITHKVEEFGNSYLKKQEINVLYVSYQEESEYNGYKQLDIRKLASVIGYFASFVNNLYKVKLMKLLWYADTLFFRRHGRSMTGLVYTHMPYGALPIAFDEIIHLPTVKVVEEAIYEDISYKIIPNEEVNVSNFSLEELSVLETVATTFKNYRAREIVDYMHKEKAYTDTEAYQIIPYSLAKELRELR; from the coding sequence ATGAATAAAGATTATTTAATAAATACAGTAGAGATAGATTGCCCGATTTGTAATAAGGCTCACTCATTAGAAAAGAGAAAAAGGTTAACACAGTGCCTTGTAAAAGGTGAGATTGTTGATTATGAGGAAGTTTATTATTTATGCCAATTAACAGATGGAGAAGAAAATGAATTTGTTCCAGCGGGTATAATGGATGAAAACCTGTTAAGAGCAAGAGATGCTTACCGAACTTATAAGGGATTATTAACTTCTAATGAAATTGCGAAAATTAGAGGGTTTTATGGCATATCACAAAGCGACTTTTCTGCTATGCTAGGTTGGGGCGATGTAACTGTAACAAGGTATGAAAGCAAAACAATTCAGGATGAAACTTACAATAATATTATGCGTATGGCTTTTGAAAATCCAATGTTTGCATTGGAAAGTCTCGATAAACACAAGGACAGATTCGAGGTGGAAAAGTATAAAAGAATCCGTAATAGCATCACACATAAGGTTGAGGAATTTGGGAACTCTTATTTAAAGAAACAGGAGATCAATGTGCTTTACGTAAGTTATCAAGAAGAAAGTGAGTATAATGGTTATAAACAATTAGATATTAGAAAGCTTGCCAGTGTTATTGGCTATTTTGCAAGTTTCGTAAACAACCTTTATAAAGTTAAACTTATGAAACTTTTATGGTATGCAGATACACTTTTTTTTAGGAGGCATGGAAGATCTATGACAGGACTTGTTTATACACACATGCCATATGGGGCATTACCCATTGCTTTTGATGAAATCATACATTTACCAACAGTGAAAGTAGTAGAGGAAGCTATTTATGAGGATATAAGCTATAAGATTATTCCAAATGAAGAGGTTAATGTTTCAAACTTTTCATTAGAAGAACTCAGCGTTCTAGAGACTGTAGCCACTACTTTTAAAAATTATAGGGCAAGAGAAATAGTAGATTATATGCACAAGGAAAAAGCATATACAGATACAGAGGCATATCAGATAATTCCTTATAGTCTAGCAAAGGAATTAAGAGAGTTAAGATAA
- a CDS encoding transposase, translating to MTRKREWYKGSIYHITVRGNRRNDIFRDKEDFEYYLNVIEEALFYYIQFNYKVICYCLMDNHVHLMIKTDIESLGRLMGRISASYTRYFNKKYNYIGHLFQDRYFGELIESDKQMLEASRYIHLNPVKANMVEKPGEYEWSSYNMIIGNKKEKIIDSRFILNYFKYNDTVQLYINFVENDLKVETDKEPRVE from the coding sequence ATGACACGCAAAAGAGAATGGTATAAAGGATCAATATATCACATTACGGTGAGAGGGAATAGACGAAATGATATATTTAGAGATAAAGAGGATTTCGAATATTATTTAAATGTAATAGAAGAAGCGTTATTTTATTATATACAATTTAATTATAAGGTTATTTGTTATTGCTTAATGGATAATCATGTTCATTTAATGATTAAAACAGATATAGAATCATTAGGAAGGTTAATGGGAAGAATAAGTGCATCATATACAAGATATTTTAATAAAAAGTATAATTATATAGGTCATTTATTTCAAGATAGGTATTTTGGTGAATTAATTGAAAGTGATAAACAAATGTTAGAAGCAAGCAGATACATACATTTGAATCCTGTAAAGGCAAATATGGTTGAAAAGCCAGGAGAATATGAATGGTCTAGTTATAATATGATTATAGGAAATAAGAAAGAAAAGATTATAGATTCTAGATTTATATTAAATTATTTTAAATATAATGATACAGTTCAGTTATATATAAACTTCGTAGAAAATGATTTGAAAGTTGAGACTGATAAGGAACCCAGGGTAGAATAA
- a CDS encoding YifB family Mg chelatase-like AAA ATPase: protein MASVVNSFAISGIDGYVVKIETDTIYGQPSVSIIGLGDASIKEAKERLEASIINIKYEFPKMKIVINLSPGDIKKSGSHFDLAMAIGLLIQSKQLTFEDSESFGFIGELSLNADIRACSGILPMAIEAKNSGITNLIVPRKNIREASLVKGINIFGFEKLTEVISFLEGVSPYSNLEDLKCDNVIQRPYLYDFEDVQGQDAIIEFIVATAAGGHNLIMSGAPGCGKSMIAKRIPSILTSMIEKEALEVTKIYSVSGGLKNRGSLITERPFRAPHHNASINSLVGGGNNAMPGEISLAHNGILFLDEIAEFNKKTLDALRQPMEDNKVTISRVKCTHVYPSSFMLIAAMNPCPCGYYGEQRCHCTDYEVLKYRQKISGPMLDRIDIQKYVLPVDFIRLSDSSKGISSSELRERVEFDRSIQTERYKDMENISSNSEMTPALIKEFCILDDESKKLLQMAFDRFKYSARTFHKFLKVARTFADMDGVQNVRKQHIAKALMCRDLDKEQVNMVVI, encoded by the coding sequence ATGGCATCAGTAGTCAATAGTTTTGCTATAAGTGGGATAGATGGATATGTTGTAAAAATAGAAACAGATACTATATATGGGCAGCCTTCTGTATCAATCATTGGACTTGGTGATGCATCAATTAAAGAGGCTAAGGAAAGACTAGAGGCTTCTATTATAAATATTAAATATGAATTTCCCAAAATGAAGATCGTTATAAATCTCTCACCGGGTGATATCAAAAAGAGTGGCTCTCATTTTGATTTAGCCATGGCTATAGGGCTTTTAATACAGTCAAAGCAATTGACTTTTGAAGATAGTGAAAGCTTTGGGTTTATAGGAGAACTTTCTTTAAATGCTGACATAAGGGCATGCTCTGGGATTTTACCTATGGCAATTGAAGCCAAGAATAGTGGAATTACTAATTTAATTGTTCCAAGGAAAAATATAAGGGAAGCATCTTTAGTAAAAGGTATAAACATTTTTGGGTTTGAAAAGCTTACTGAAGTTATTTCTTTTTTAGAGGGTGTAAGCCCTTATAGTAATTTAGAAGATTTAAAATGCGATAATGTAATACAAAGGCCATATTTATATGATTTTGAAGATGTCCAAGGTCAAGATGCTATTATAGAATTTATTGTAGCAACTGCTGCAGGTGGTCACAATTTAATTATGTCTGGAGCACCTGGATGTGGTAAGTCAATGATAGCTAAAAGGATACCATCAATACTTACATCTATGATTGAAAAGGAAGCTTTAGAAGTAACAAAAATATATAGCGTATCAGGTGGTTTAAAAAATAGGGGTAGTTTGATAACAGAGAGGCCTTTTAGAGCCCCTCATCACAATGCATCTATAAATTCGCTTGTAGGTGGAGGAAATAATGCCATGCCAGGAGAGATTTCTCTAGCTCATAATGGTATATTATTTTTAGATGAAATTGCAGAATTCAATAAAAAGACTTTAGATGCTTTAAGGCAGCCTATGGAAGATAATAAGGTTACTATTTCTAGAGTTAAATGTACTCACGTTTACCCTTCAAGTTTTATGCTTATTGCTGCTATGAATCCATGTCCCTGTGGTTATTACGGAGAACAAAGATGCCATTGCACAGATTATGAAGTTTTGAAATATAGGCAGAAAATATCGGGGCCAATGCTAGATAGAATTGATATACAAAAATATGTTTTACCAGTAGATTTTATAAGACTTTCTGATAGTTCCAAAGGTATTAGTTCAAGTGAGCTTAGGGAAAGGGTTGAGTTTGATAGAAGTATACAAACAGAGAGGTATAAAGATATGGAAAATATAAGCTCAAACTCTGAAATGACACCTGCTTTAATTAAAGAGTTTTGTATACTAGATGATGAAAGTAAAAAGCTTCTACAAATGGCTTTTGATAGATTTAAGTATAGTGCTAGAACTTTTCATAAGTTTTTAAAAGTGGCAAGAACCTTTGCAGATATGGATGGTGTACAAAATGTAAGGAAGCAGCACATTGCAAAAGCTTTAATGTGCAGGGATTTAGATAAAGAGCAAGTGAATATGGTGGTGATATAG
- the dprA gene encoding DNA-processing protein DprA translates to MITYDSDLVYWIWLSEINGVGPVTAKVLLDIFKTPYNIYKAIKSELINIKGIGNTTTEAIFNSKSLLRAEGILEKCKRLDIGILTYGDALYPGEVKSIKKTPTILYYKGNIIEDSMGVAIVGSRRCTEYGKRLTVEAAEFLAQNNIPIISGMAKGVDGYAHTASLRKGGYTLAILGCGIDICYPKEHIELMKVIIEKGAVISEYPPGVKPDAKHFPMRNRLISAWCKKLLVVEAGEKSGSLITAAFAKEQNRQVLVAPNGIYSRESMGTNKLIEEGAKIYLNPSKLLPDHMQNIRISNKKEDIQLTISEDLTPLEKEILSKIKDNPTTLGELLIILKEHKSDVLETISIMELKGQIINLGGILKECPTRNPG, encoded by the coding sequence TTGATTACATATGACAGTGATTTAGTATATTGGATATGGTTATCTGAAATTAATGGTGTAGGCCCAGTAACAGCAAAGGTATTGTTGGACATATTTAAAACCCCATATAACATTTATAAAGCTATAAAATCCGAACTTATAAATATAAAAGGTATAGGAAATACGACTACAGAGGCTATTTTTAATTCTAAATCTTTATTAAGGGCAGAGGGGATTTTAGAAAAGTGTAAGAGACTTGATATAGGAATATTAACCTATGGAGATGCGTTATATCCAGGTGAGGTAAAGAGTATTAAGAAGACACCCACTATATTATATTATAAAGGCAATATTATTGAAGATAGTATGGGTGTAGCTATTGTTGGTAGTAGAAGATGCACTGAATATGGTAAAAGATTAACAGTAGAAGCAGCGGAATTTTTAGCTCAAAATAATATACCAATTATTAGTGGAATGGCAAAAGGTGTAGATGGATATGCGCATACGGCTTCTCTAAGGAAAGGCGGATATACTTTAGCTATCTTAGGTTGTGGCATAGATATATGTTATCCAAAAGAACATATAGAACTTATGAAAGTGATTATAGAAAAGGGTGCGGTTATTTCAGAATACCCACCAGGAGTAAAGCCAGATGCTAAGCATTTTCCTATGAGAAATAGGTTAATAAGTGCTTGGTGTAAAAAGCTTTTAGTTGTGGAGGCAGGAGAAAAAAGTGGTTCTCTTATTACAGCAGCATTTGCAAAAGAACAAAATAGACAAGTGCTTGTAGCACCAAATGGTATTTATAGTAGAGAGAGCATGGGTACAAATAAGCTAATAGAAGAAGGGGCCAAGATATATTTAAATCCTTCCAAGTTGTTACCAGATCATATGCAAAACATAAGAATAAGTAATAAGAAAGAAGATATACAATTAACAATAAGCGAAGATTTAACACCCTTAGAAAAAGAGATACTTAGTAAAATAAAAGATAACCCCACTACCTTAGGTGAATTATTAATTATCTTAAAAGAGCATAAGTCAGATGTTTTAGAAACCATATCAATAATGGAGCTAAAAGGTCAGATAATAAACTTGGGTGGTATATTGAAAGAATGCCCCACAAGGAACCCAGGGTAG
- a CDS encoding ISLre2 family transposase: MYNVSLNENGLTFKEIEKKIYKMVCDEACNVLKNVLEALDEKLLKERDIKVYRNKGLKKTCLRTIMGDVEYSRRIYQFELEDGKTATKFLLDEYLGMDTIGNVSINLVETILTNVSEVSFRKTAENIKTMCNQEISAQGVWNIVQMVGEKINELEKRKIELNEKGALKGKKEVPVLFQEQDGVWLSIQGKDRPKGKNRKKELKLAVSYTGWKLRPGSKKEYVVIDKTVCASFNSSSHFKKVAEATIAEKYNVDEIETRILNGDGAKWIKATCEDQDIHFQLDPFHISQAIIRKVSDKKEQKVLLKLFRQGKVDEGLEAIVNMMIENNKDEVVFKKLTELYDYFVHNKEGLVPYKLRDNITMPTAPEGIEYRQLGTMEHNICDVLAHRMKGRKMSWSINGADNLSKILAEKFSNRLFSTLDKIYKNIIPKGVIDTVIREIPLSASAVNKKGTKSKEYKIHTAPIPYSGAAVTLGRKVIQKLCGLKGFGDLSYN, from the coding sequence ATGTATAATGTTAGTTTAAATGAAAATGGCTTAACTTTCAAGGAAATAGAGAAAAAGATTTATAAGATGGTTTGTGATGAAGCCTGCAATGTTTTAAAAAATGTGTTGGAAGCTTTAGATGAAAAGCTACTTAAAGAAAGAGATATTAAAGTATATAGAAATAAGGGACTTAAAAAGACTTGTTTAAGAACGATTATGGGGGATGTTGAATATTCAAGACGTATTTATCAGTTTGAACTTGAAGATGGTAAAACAGCTACTAAGTTCCTTTTAGATGAGTATCTAGGCATGGACACCATAGGTAATGTATCTATAAATCTTGTAGAAACTATTTTAACCAACGTGTCAGAAGTATCTTTTAGAAAAACAGCTGAAAATATAAAAACAATGTGTAATCAGGAAATTAGTGCTCAAGGAGTTTGGAACATAGTTCAAATGGTTGGAGAAAAGATAAATGAACTAGAAAAGCGTAAGATTGAACTAAATGAAAAAGGTGCGTTGAAAGGCAAAAAGGAAGTACCAGTGCTATTTCAGGAGCAAGACGGGGTATGGTTATCCATTCAGGGAAAAGATAGACCAAAGGGTAAGAATAGAAAAAAAGAACTTAAATTAGCAGTATCTTATACAGGTTGGAAGTTGCGTCCAGGCAGTAAAAAAGAATATGTTGTTATTGATAAAACTGTTTGTGCAAGTTTTAATAGTTCTAGCCACTTTAAAAAAGTTGCGGAAGCAACCATTGCTGAAAAGTATAATGTTGATGAAATAGAAACTAGGATATTAAATGGAGATGGTGCAAAGTGGATAAAAGCAACCTGTGAAGATCAAGACATACACTTTCAACTGGATCCATTTCATATAAGCCAAGCAATTATTAGAAAAGTAAGTGATAAAAAAGAACAGAAAGTCTTACTTAAGTTATTTAGGCAAGGGAAAGTTGATGAAGGGTTGGAAGCAATTGTTAACATGATGATAGAAAATAATAAAGATGAAGTTGTTTTTAAAAAGCTTACAGAGCTATATGACTATTTTGTACATAATAAAGAGGGCCTAGTTCCATATAAATTAAGAGACAATATAACTATGCCTACGGCACCCGAAGGGATAGAATATAGGCAATTAGGGACTATGGAACATAACATTTGCGATGTGTTAGCACATAGAATGAAAGGTAGAAAAATGAGCTGGTCTATTAATGGAGCCGATAACTTATCTAAAATTTTAGCAGAAAAGTTCAGCAATAGATTATTTAGTACCTTGGATAAGATCTATAAAAACATTATACCGAAGGGCGTTATAGATACTGTAATTCGTGAAATACCTTTATCCGCTTCCGCGGTTAATAAAAAGGGTACGAAATCTAAAGAATATAAGATACATACCGCGCCTATTCCTTATAGTGGAGCCGCGGTTACCTTGGGAAGAAAAGTAATACAAAAACTTTGTGGATTAAAAGGATTTGGAGATCTTAGTTACAATTAA